The Candidatus Methylomirabilota bacterium genome includes a window with the following:
- a CDS encoding acetylornithine transaminase — protein sequence MSQDTKTLLDLANRYLMQNYARAPLCLVRGEGVRVWDTDGKEYLDFVGGIAVDALGHSHPKIVGAIREQATTLLHVSNLYQIPSQIHLAKLLCEHSFADRAFFCNSGTEANEAAIKLVRKYAKDVLSTDRVDIVTMRGAFHGRTMGALSATPNEKYQHGFEPLLPGFKYVPFGDLRAAERAVDNRTAAILVEPIQGEGGVNVAPDGYLAGLRGLCDTSGALLVFDEIQTGMGRTGRLWAHQHWGVEPDVMTLAKALASGIPIGAMLAKEFCARVMLAGTHGTTFGGNPFATTVGVATVTTMLEDKLPERADRVGTYLLDRLRALRLPALREVRGKGLLIGIELDRPASGVVAACRDQGLLVLSAGDTVLRLTPPLVVDETDVDRAVEILTHVFGRSAS from the coding sequence ATGAGCCAGGACACGAAGACACTGCTCGATTTGGCGAACCGCTATCTCATGCAGAACTACGCCCGGGCGCCCCTCTGCCTGGTGCGTGGCGAGGGTGTGCGGGTCTGGGACACGGACGGCAAGGAGTACCTCGATTTCGTCGGCGGCATCGCGGTGGACGCGCTCGGGCACAGCCACCCGAAGATCGTCGGGGCGATCCGGGAGCAGGCGACGACGCTGCTCCATGTGTCGAACCTCTACCAGATCCCGTCGCAGATCCACCTGGCCAAGCTCCTCTGCGAGCACTCCTTCGCGGACCGCGCCTTCTTCTGCAACTCGGGCACGGAGGCGAACGAGGCGGCCATCAAGCTGGTCCGGAAGTACGCCAAGGACGTGCTCAGCACGGATCGCGTGGACATCGTCACCATGCGGGGGGCCTTCCACGGCCGGACCATGGGGGCGCTGTCGGCGACGCCGAACGAGAAGTATCAGCACGGCTTCGAGCCGCTGCTGCCGGGGTTCAAGTACGTGCCGTTCGGCGACCTGCGGGCGGCCGAGCGAGCGGTGGACAACCGGACGGCGGCGATCCTGGTGGAGCCGATCCAGGGCGAGGGCGGGGTGAACGTGGCGCCGGATGGCTACCTGGCCGGGCTCCGGGGGCTCTGTGACACGAGCGGCGCGCTCCTCGTCTTCGACGAGATCCAGACCGGGATGGGCCGGACCGGGCGGCTGTGGGCGCACCAGCACTGGGGGGTCGAGCCCGACGTCATGACGCTGGCCAAGGCGCTGGCCAGCGGCATCCCCATCGGTGCCATGCTGGCCAAAGAGTTCTGCGCGCGCGTCATGCTGGCGGGCACCCATGGCACCACCTTCGGTGGCAACCCTTTCGCGACCACCGTCGGGGTCGCCACCGTCACCACCATGCTCGAGGACAAGCTCCCCGAGCGAGCGGACCGCGTCGGCACCTACTTGCTCGATCGCCTGCGGGCCCTCCGGCTGCCGGCCCTCCGCGAAGTCCGCGGGAAGGGGCTGCTGATCGGGATCGAGCTCGATCGGCCGGCCTCCGGCGTCGTCGCGGCCTGCCGCGACCAGGGTCTCCTGGTCCTGAGCGCCGGTGACACCGTGCTCCGGTTGACGCCGCCGCTCGTCGTCGACGAGACCGACGTGGATCGCGCGGTCGAGATCCTGACCCACGTCTTCGGCCGGAGCGCGTCGTGA
- the argB gene encoding acetylglutamate kinase, with the protein MEKLIEKAGTLMEALPYIRAFWGKTFVIKYGGAAMEAPHLTEGFALDVILLKYVGMNPVIVHGGGPQIDTFMKRLGKEPRRVGGMRVTDEETMEIVEMVLVGRINQEIVGLINYHGGRAVGLSGKDGTLIRARKMTHRTAAGADVDIGLVGEVEAVNPELLRLLENNGFIPVIAPVGVGVDRETYNINADLVAGEVAAALSAEKLIHLTDVEGIRGPGGDLLSTLTQAEARRLVAAGVIEGGMLPKVDSALRALAGGTAKAHILDGRIAHAILLEIFTKEGIGTEIVL; encoded by the coding sequence ATGGAGAAGCTGATCGAGAAGGCCGGGACCCTGATGGAGGCGCTTCCCTACATCCGCGCCTTCTGGGGGAAGACGTTCGTCATCAAGTATGGCGGCGCCGCGATGGAGGCGCCGCACCTCACCGAGGGCTTCGCCCTGGACGTGATCCTCTTGAAGTACGTGGGGATGAACCCCGTCATCGTCCACGGCGGCGGGCCCCAGATCGACACCTTCATGAAGCGGCTCGGCAAGGAGCCGCGCCGGGTCGGCGGGATGCGCGTGACCGACGAGGAGACGATGGAGATCGTCGAGATGGTGCTCGTCGGTCGCATCAACCAGGAGATCGTGGGCCTCATCAACTACCACGGGGGACGCGCGGTCGGCCTGAGCGGCAAGGACGGCACGCTCATTCGGGCGCGGAAGATGACCCATCGCACGGCGGCCGGGGCCGATGTGGACATCGGGCTGGTGGGCGAGGTGGAGGCGGTCAATCCGGAGCTGCTCCGGCTGCTCGAGAACAACGGGTTCATCCCCGTCATCGCGCCGGTGGGTGTGGGCGTCGATCGCGAGACCTACAACATCAACGCGGACCTGGTGGCCGGTGAGGTGGCGGCGGCACTCAGCGCGGAGAAGCTCATCCACCTCACCGACGTCGAGGGGATCCGGGGGCCCGGCGGCGACCTCCTCTCGACCCTGACCCAGGCCGAGGCCAGACGCCTGGTGGCCGCCGGCGTGATCGAGGGGGGCATGCTCCCCAAGGTGGACTCGGCCCTCCGGGCGCTGGCCGGGGGGACGGCCAAGGCCCACATCCTGGACGGCCGCATCGCCCACGCGATCCTGCTCGAGATCTTCACCAAGGAAGGGATCGGCACCGAGATCGTCCTCTGA